In a single window of the Notamacropus eugenii isolate mMacEug1 chromosome 4, mMacEug1.pri_v2, whole genome shotgun sequence genome:
- the MC5R gene encoding melanocortin receptor 5: protein MIYLLSCFIANSLERRESLPFIMNSSYFLHTLDVNLSSLRDNISGPRIKSKPSPCEQVNIAVEVFLTLGIISLLENILVIGAIVKNKNLHSPMYFFVCNLAVADMLVSVSNAWETITIYLINNKHLVIEDAFVRHIDNVFDSMICISVMASMCSLLAIAVDRYVTIFYALRYHNIMTVKRSGIIIVCIWVFCTSCGIIFILYYESTYVVICLITMFFTMLFLMVSLYIHMFLLARTHVKQIAALSGYSSVRQRISMKGAITLTMLLGVFIVCWAPFFLHLILMISCPQNLYCVCFMSHFNMYLILVMCNSVIDPLIYAFRSQEMRKTFKEIICCCGLRMSCGFPIKY, encoded by the coding sequence ATGATATATTTGCTATCCTGTTTTATAGCAAATTCATTGGAAAGAAGAGAGTCTCTTCCTTTCATAATGAACTCCTCCTATTTTCTGCACACCTTGGATGTCAACTTGAGCTCTTTGAGGGACAACATATCAGGGCCCAGGATCAAGAGCAAGCCATCACCCTGTGAGCAAGTGAACATAGCTGTTGAGGTGTTCCTGACTCTTGGTATCATCAGCCTGTTGGAGAACATTTTAGTCATCGGTGCCATAGTTAAGAACAAGAACTTGCACTCTCCcatgtatttctttgtatgtaaCTTAGCTGTGGCAGACATGCTTGTGAGCGTGTCCAATGCCTGGGAGACCATCACAATATACTTAATAAACAATAAACATCTGGTGATAGAAGATGCTTTTGTGCGCCATATAGACAATGTATTTGATTCTATGATCTGCATCTCTGTTATGGCCTCCATGTGCAGTTTGTTGGCCATCGCCGTGGACAGGTATGTCACCATCTTCTATGCCCTGCGCTACCACAACATCATGACAGTGAAGCGATCAGGGATCATCATTGTATGCATCTGGGTCTTTTGTACTAGTTGTGGCATCATCTTCATTCTTTACTATGAGTCTACTTATGTCGTCATTTGTCTCATTACCATGTTTTTCACCATGCTATTCCTTATGGTATCTCTATATATCCATATGTTTCTCCTGGCTCGGACTCATGTGAAGCAGATTGCAGCCTTGTCTGGCTATAGTTCAGTCCGGCAGAGGATCAGCATGAAGGGGGCCATCACCCTGACAATGTTACTTGGTGTTTTTATTGTTTGCTGGgctccatttttcctccacctcatcCTAATGATTTCTTGTCCCCAGAACCTTTATTGTGTTTGCTTCATGTCCCACTTCAACATGTACCTCATTCTCGTTATGTGTAACTCTGTGATTGACCCTCTGATCTATGCCTTCCGCAGCCAGGAGATGAGGAAGACCTTCAAAGAGATTATTTGTTGCTGTGGACTAAGAATGTCCTGTGGGTTCCCTATCAagtattaa